The following proteins are co-located in the Cutaneotrichosporon cavernicola HIS019 DNA, chromosome: 3 genome:
- a CDS encoding uncharacterized protein (Beta-trefoil DNA-binding domain) — MADDDTSSTPLDLLLNAISGNGGYAFSEGDGNHFTEGLEPSFEAQQDGGEILLENDHNGDQGRLEKEEEEKEEKEDAPSPRQARIQSTLRDHFAGGRDTFSTVEVWHPKTGQKSYGKERRIIQPPPTLRVSGPLAPLMTYVTLSAHPNTDAEPGRVCFSSQSHRFGLADPDPQSEPHFGETKKDERERRTRALRAQASRAGWGSTLPWERSRIGIRGREEVGEGITFPGLWVGEETGKSKEFRLELSVGAPGVEVDEGGQPLNLLEGVESVDADAPLDEAALRHVLGSNSVFPDMVLPQVLESDVDAAVAAAQEHSQHEQPETLETQLNTQSETLEAHSTLTHTDTLPNDMLSNTHPDALPVQALPPAPWATFVSNPLTIVSKPSQKTARARSMASCLSSSDPFALFVRVNAQTVRTKLLNLDGADTDSPTLTARAAKWTPFRFEVVQRAASPEDERRGRFKLDATDDVVTYGSVVRLVDVTSGVRSDPLRLVRVDKNEVLAGSDVGHPVSELQRIGLVRVKENLEDDMPGARRWYLSSPGALAGAGEVKTSRTRLRKSVSAKEEDPEPEPEQQPRKKRKTKRHALARAVIEEEEQGVSASGLMFKAAERRAAVDDQGIQSVIETVQDSMCWVLSSVGCFSYTFFNGLGEPGSLPTTSLDPVPRLLVNPIINTASAPATLQLTLSDFFVPDELGAPLPLHVYLGPIGPLRATTWRSVAPKEKYFDPHSSLDAIPYSGGAEEASLPDDTPVVRSNFPHSVPHVIVSVHLPPMEELVRAMQPQPPAVPHEDPWLGLGAGELTIQEALHNAHKAAEPDGDMALEPQGEFGVDNLNQLDATLNDAGNAAATASTSISPPLPVGPQHGWAESTIAMHRARQTVAEENALPVLLVRPDGVGNGIGWSLERGPSLPVSESVGAGIRIVQTAALTLVAATLAV; from the exons atggccgacgacgataCCAGCAGTACCccgctcgacctgctcCTCAATGCCATCTCTGGTAATGGGGGATACGCGTTTTCCGAGGGTGACGGGAACCACTTTACTGAGGGTCTTGAACCGTCCTTTGAAGCCCAGCAAGATGGCGGCGAGATTCTACTCGAGAATGACCACAATGGAGACCAAGGGCGGTtagagaaggaggaggaggagaaggaggagaaggaggatgcACCATCGCCGCGCCAGGCGCGCATCCAAAGTACCCTCCGCGACCACTTTGCGGGCGGTCGCGACACGTTCAGTACCGTTGAGGTATGGCATCCCAAGACGGGTCAGAAGAGTTATGGCAAAGAGCGGCG TATTATCCAACCACCTCCAACGCTGCGGGTTAGCGGTCCTCTCGCGCCGTTAATGACGTACGTCACTCTTAGTGCGCATCCCAACACGGACGCCGAACCTGGTCGCGTATGTTTCTCTTCCCAGAGCCATAGGTTTGGATTGGCCGATCCCGACCCCCAGTCCGAACCCCACTTTGGGGAAACTAAAAAggacgagcgtgagcggcgGACGCGCGCTCTCCGTGCACAAGCGAGCCGCGCAGGTTGGGGGAGTACTCTGCCCTGGGAGCGCAGCCGGATTGGCATTCgtgggagagaggaggttggggaggggatCACCTTCCCTGGTCTGtgggttggcgaggagacggggAAGAGTAAAGAGTTTCGCCTCGAGTTGAGTGTTGGCGCGCCTGGagttgaggttgacgagggcggACAGCCCCTCAATCTCTTGGAAGGGGTTGAGAGCGTCGATGCCGATGCTcccctcgacgaggctgcGTTGAGACACGTGTTAGGAAGTAATAGCGTGTTCCCAGATATGGTGTTGCCCCAGGTGCTCGAGAGCGATGTCGACGCTGCAGTTGCGGCGGCGCAAGAGCATTCGCAACACGAGCAACCCGAGACTCTTGAGACGCAGCTCAACACTCAAAGTGAAACACTCGAGGCACACTCGACCCTCACGCACACCGATACTCTCCCCAACGACATGCTGTCCAACACCCATCCGGACGCGCTCCCTGTACAGGCCCTCCCGCCTGCGCCGTGGGCGACGTTCGTGTCGAATCCACTCACGATCGTGTCCAAGCCTTCGCAGAAGACCGCTCGTGCACGCAGCATGGCGTCGTGTTTGTCGAGTAGCGACCCATTCGCCCTCTTCGTCCGTGTCAATGCGCAAACAGTCCGCaccaagctcctcaacctcgacggcgccgacACAGACTCGCCGACACTTACGGCCCGTGCAGCCAAGTGGACACCCTTCCGTTTCGAGGTCGTTcagcgcgccgcgtcgcccgaggacgagcggcgaggacgctTCAAGCTTGACGCGACCGATGACGTTGTCACCTACGGCTCGGTCGTCCGACTCGTCGATGTGACGAGCGGTGTTCGCAGTGaccccctccgcctcgtgcGTGTCGACAAGAACGAGGTGTTGGCCGGCAGCGACGTCGGGCACCCCGTCAGCGAGTTGCAGCGAATTGGGCTTGTGCGCGTCAAGGAGAACCTTGAGGACGACATGCCCGGCGCACGGCGATGGTACCTCTCCAGTCCAGGCGCGTTGGCTGGTGCAGGTGAAGTCAAAACCTCGCGAACGCGGCTGCGCAAGTCTGTGTCTGCaaaggaggaggacccCGAACCCGAGCCGGAACAGCAGCCGCGCAAAAAGCGAAAGACGAAACGGCACGCACTGGCTCGCGccgtcatcgaggaggaggagcagggcGTCAGCGCGTCTGGCCTCATGttcaaggccgccgagcggCGGGCCGCAGTCGACGACCAGGGGATACAGTCTGTCATTGAGACGGTGCAGGACAGCATGTGCTGGGTGCTGTCGAGTGTTG GATGCTTCTCATACACGTTCTTCAACGGTCTTGGGGAGCCCGGGTCACTACCGACCACTTCGCTCGATCCCGTGCCCCGTCTTCTCGTTAATCCAATCATCAACACTGCTAGTGCACCAGCAACCCTGCAGCTGACGTTGTCCGACTTCTTCGTGCCGGACGAGTTGGGCGCGCCGCTTCCGCTTCATGTGTATCTAGGCCCTATTGGCCCGCTGCGCGCTACGACGTGGCGCTCAGTTGCGCCTAAGGAGAAGTACTTTGACCCGCACTCGTCGCTCGACGCGATACCATacagcggcggcgctgaAGAAGCCTCTCTGCCCGACGACACTCCTGTTGTGCGCAGTAACTTTCCCCACAGCGTCCCACACGTCATCGTCTCCGTCCACCTGCCGCCAatggaggagctcgtccgcgccatgcaacctcaacctccagcCGTACCTCACGAAGACCCGtggctcgggctcggtgCTGGCGAGCTCACGATCCAAGAGGCCTTACACAACGCCCACAAGGCGGCTGAGCCCGACGGCGACATGGCCTTGGAACCGCAGGGCGAGTTTGGCGTCGATAACCTGAACCAACTGGATGCCACACTGAACGACGCCGGGAACGCCGCTGCAACTGCCTCCACGAGCATCAGTCCCCCGCTGCCGGTGGGCCCGCAACATGGATGGGCCGAGTCGACGATTGCGATGCATCGAGCCAGGCAGactgtcgccgaggagaatGCCCTGCCTGTGCTTTTGGTTCGTCCGGACGGCGTGGGCAACGGCATCGGCTGGAGTCTAGAGCGGGGACCGAGTTTGCCCGTCTCCGAGTCGGTGGGAGCAG GGATCCGGATTGTGCAGACGGCTGCGCTTACATTGGTGGCTGCCACATTGGCCGTATAA